Proteins encoded together in one Macadamia integrifolia cultivar HAES 741 chromosome 8, SCU_Mint_v3, whole genome shotgun sequence window:
- the LOC122086761 gene encoding uncharacterized protein LOC122086761 encodes MAFTSRANNEAAKWTQSEQDYLLKLMVEQVKVGNKSSSTFNKGGWNNIKKGFEEKFNRSFTMVQLRNKMNKMRFDYSAFKRLLDTTGFGWNSVTRTCTVEDDSVWDVHIKANRDWSKFRRNGLPHWPELCIIFGDSYASRIGGFGNESDFRFEEESRGVDDEVDADVDVTPTTPLANTLPTSYYESQDPGTDRPRVNRRLDRTPTGYRKKSRTTGIERAIQTLAESVANKNTSTPSSTPMGLTPNTTDFSTYTCVRLLETMNDIPRELHIKACKRILVDREWRELFITLKDEMKQLAFDVLD; translated from the exons ATGGCATTCACTTCGAGAGCTAATAACGAGGCAGCAAAATGGACTCAAAGCGAACAAGATTATCTCTTGAAATTAATGGTTGAACAAGTGAAAGTTGGTAATAAGAGTTCTAGCACTTTCAATAAAGGTGGGTGGAACAATATCAAGAAGGGGTTTGAGGAAAAATTTAATCGGTCATTTACGATGGTTCAATTAAGgaataagatgaataaaatgcGATTCGATTACAGCGCTTTCAAGAGACTACTGGATACTACAGGTTTTGGTTGGAATTCCGTGACGAGGACCTGTACAGTTGAAGATGACAGTGTTTGGGATGTACACATCAAG GCAAATCGTGATTGGTCAAAGTTTAGGAGGAAtgggctaccacattggcctgaaCTATGTATAATTTTTGGGGATTCATATGCTAGTAGGATAGGCGGATTCGGGAATGAATCTGATTTCAGGTTTGAAGAGGAATCGAGAGGTGTTGATGATGAGGTGGATGCAGATGTAGATGTAACTCCAACTACTCCATTGGCTAATACCTTGCCAACAAGTTATTATGAAAGCCAAGATCCAGGAACTGATCGTCCTAGAGTCAACAGAAgacttgataggacacctacaGGATATAGGAAGAAGAGTAGGACAACTGGTATTGAACGCGCCATACAGACCCTAGCTGAGTCAGTAGCAAACAAGAATACTTCAACCCCTAGCTCAACTCCAATGGGTCTCACTCCAAATACCACAGATTTCAGCACTTATACTTGTGTTAGATTATTGGAAACTATGAATGATATCCCAAGAGAGTTGCATATTAAGGCGTGCAAGAGGATATTGGTGGATCGGGAATGGAGAGAATTATTCATTACTCTCAAGGATGAAATGAAACAATTGGCTTTTGATGTGTTAGATTGA
- the LOC122085456 gene encoding uncharacterized protein LOC122085456 — translation MSIICGLPLLECVYCLACARWAWKRLLHTGSHDSENWGVATAEEFEPVPRLCRMILAVYEDDLRHPIWDPPGGYGINPDCVILRRTYEDTRGHAPPYLIYLDHDNADIVLAIRGLNLAKESDYAVLLDNKLGQKKFDGGYVHNGLLKAAVCVLDAECEVLRELVEKYPNYTLTFSGHSLGSGVAALLTMVVVHNRDKLGNIDRKRIRCYAIAPARCMSLNLAVRYADVINSVVLQDDFLPRTATPLQDIFKSLFCLPCLLCLRCMRDTCIPEEQKLKDPRRLYAPGRLYHIVERKPFRMGKFPPVVRTAVPVDGRFEHIVLSCNVTSDHAIIWIQREAQRALDLMLEKDRIMEIPAKQRMERQQTLEREHSQEYKAALKRAVTLAVPHAYSPSSYGTFDEQHENPSSTSGEASLGTPSPPRKGRRRESWDELIERLFDKDESGHMVLRKS, via the exons ATGTCGATTATCTGCGGTCTTCCACTCCTTGAATGCGTATACTGCCTCGCATGTGCCCGCTGGGCATGGAAGCGATTGCTACACACTGGCAGCCATGATAGCGAGAACTGGGGCGTTGCGACAGCAGAAGAATTCGAGCCCGTTCCTCGCCTCTGTCGTATGATTCTTGCCGTTTATGAAGACGATCTTCGACACCCTATTTGGGATCCTCCCGGCGGATATGGAATCAATCCTGATTGTGTAATTCTGCGTAGGACCTATGAAGACACCCGTGGCCACGCCCCTCCATACTTAATATACCTCGATCATGACAATGCGGATATCGTTCTGGCCATTAGAGGCCTTAATTTGGCAAAGGAGAGTGATTATGCTGTTCTATTGGATAACAAACTCGGGCAGAAGAAATTTGATGGTGGGTACGTCCACAATGGGCTCTTGAAGGCAGCTGTTTGTGTTCTTGATGCAGAGTGCGAGGTTCTTAGAGAGTTAGTGGAGAAGTACCCGAATTATACCTTAACCTTCAGTGGACATTCTCTGGGGTCAGGGGTGGCTGCATTGTTAACAATGGTGGTGGTGCACAACAGGGATAAATTGGGTAACATAGACCGGAAGAGGATCAGGTGCTATGCAATTGCCCCTGCTAGGTGTATGTCACTGAATTTGGCTGTGAGATATGCAGATGTCATAAATTCTGTTGTACTACAG GATGATTTCTTACCAAGAACTGCCACACCATTGCAAGACATTTTCAAGTCACTTTTTTG TTTACCATGCTTGCTGTGTCTAAGGTGTATGAGAGACACATGCATACCAGAGGAGCAGAAGCTGAAGGATCCTAGGCGGCTCTATGCACCTGGTCGCCTTTATCACATTGTCGAGAGGAAGCCCTTCAG GATGGGAAAATTTCCCCCAGTTGTGAGGACAGCAGTCCCGGTGGATGGGAGATTTGAGCACATAGTTCTCTCTTGCAATGTTACTTCTGACCATGCCATCATTTGGATACAAAGAGAAGCTCAAAGGGCACTAGAT TTAATGCTAGAGAAAGATCGGATTATGGAAATTCCTGCAAAGCAGAGGATGGAGAGGCAGCAGACTCTTGAGAGAGAGCACAGTCAAGAGTACAAGGCAGCACTGAAGCGTGCAGTGACATTGGCAGTCCCACATGCATACTCACCTTCCTCTTACGGTACATTTGATGAGCAGCATGAGAATCCCAGCAGCACTAGTGGGGAAGCTTCTTTGGGGACACCTAGCCCACCTAGGAAGGGCAGGAGGAGGGAAAGCTGGGATGAATTAATTGAACGTCTCTTTGACAAAGATGAGTCAGGCCACATGGTTTTGAGAAAGTCATAG
- the LOC122085574 gene encoding 60S ribosomal protein L36-3-like produces the protein MAPQQPKSGLFVGQNRGHIVTKKELAPRPSNRKGKTSKRVHFVRNLIREVAGFAPYEKRITELLKVGKDKRALKVAKRKLGTHKRAKKKREEMSNVLRKMRSAGVDHKKK, from the exons ATGGCTCCACAACAGCCAAAGAGTGGACTCTTTGTGGGTCAGAACAGAGGCCACATTGTCACCAAGAAGGAATTGGCCCCACGTCCATCTAATAGGAAAGGA AAAACCAGTAAAAGAGTCCACTTTGTAAGGAACCTGATCAGGGAAGTTGCTGGTTTTGCACCATATGAAAAGAGAATCACTGAGCTTCTCAAGGTTGGGAAAGACAAGCGTGCATTGAAAGTAGCAAAGAGAAAGCTTGGCACTCACAAGAGAGCAAAGAAGAAGCGTGAGGAGATGTCTAATGTTCTCCGCAAGATGAG GTCTGCTGGAGTGGATCACAAGAAAAAGTGA